In the Sandaracinus amylolyticus genome, CAGCGACACGCGACCAGCACTTCACTACCCCCGTCGAAACCGTGACACCCCCTGTGATCAGAAAACGGGGAACCGAAGGTCAGTGAACATAGCGTTCGACTCCCTGACCGCAACCCCTGGTCCGGTTTCCGCTCGGCAATTTCCCCTCGGCAGTTTCCCCTCGGCAATGCCACGACGCGCCGCTACGCTCGCGCCCGGTGACGATCCGTCCTGGTCCGCACGCCGCGCTCGTCGCGCTCCCGTTCGTCGTGCTCGCCGCGTGTGGCGGCGAGAGCGAGCCCGCGGTTCCCGCACCGCCGACCCCCACGGTCGCGAGCGCGCCCGCGACGCCGCCCGATCCCGAGCTCGAGCGCGGACGCGTCGCCTACGCGCGCTACTGCGCGCTCTGCCATGGCGATCGCGCACAGGGCTACGCAGCCGACCACGCGAACGCGATCGGCAACCCGGCGTTCCTCGCGATCGCCGACGACGCGTTCCTGCGCGCCTCGATCGTCGACGGCCGCCCCGGCACGCCGATGTCGGCGTGGGGACGCGGTCACGGCGGTCCGCTCGAGGACGGCGCGGTGACCGCGATCGTGCGCTACCTCCGCAGCCTCGCGTCGCAGCCTGCGATCGACGTGTCGCAGGTGCGCGTCAGCGGCTCGGTCGAGCGCGGCGCGGCGGTGTACGCGCAGCGCTGCGTGGAGTGTCACGGCGCGCGCGGCGAGGGCAGCGACACCGCGACGAGCATCTCGCACCCCAACTTCCATCGCGCCGCGAGCGACGGCTTCATCCGCCACACGATCGAGCACGGTCGCGAGGGCACGCCGATGCTCGGCTTCGGCGCCGAGCTCCCCTCGCAGACGATCGACGATCTCGTCGCGTACGTGCGCTCGCTCGAGCACATGCCCGATCGCCCGGTCGAGCCCGGTGGTGATCCCCCGCCCGGCCTCGCCGATCTGATCATCCATCCCGACGGCCAAGCGCCCGCGTTCACGCTGCGCGAGAACCGCTTCGTGCCGGCCGACGCCGTGAAGGAAGCGCTCGAGCAGGGCCGGCGGATGGTCATCCTCGACGCTCGCGCCACGAGCGACTGGGCGAACGGGCACATCCCGGGCGCAGCGCCCTTCCCGTTCTACGACATCGAGCAGATGGCGCAGAGCCTCCCGCACGACGGCACGTGGATCCTCGCG is a window encoding:
- a CDS encoding c-type cytochrome; translation: MTIRPGPHAALVALPFVVLAACGGESEPAVPAPPTPTVASAPATPPDPELERGRVAYARYCALCHGDRAQGYAADHANAIGNPAFLAIADDAFLRASIVDGRPGTPMSAWGRGHGGPLEDGAVTAIVRYLRSLASQPAIDVSQVRVSGSVERGAAVYAQRCVECHGARGEGSDTATSISHPNFHRAASDGFIRHTIEHGREGTPMLGFGAELPSQTIDDLVAYVRSLEHMPDRPVEPGGDPPPGLADLIIHPDGQAPAFTLRENRFVPADAVKEALEQGRRMVILDARATSDWANGHIPGAAPFPFYDIEQMAQSLPHDGTWILAYCACPHAASGHVVDELRSRGFEHTAVIDEGIHYWMDHGYPIERGSAQ